A region from the Mercenaria mercenaria strain notata chromosome 7, MADL_Memer_1, whole genome shotgun sequence genome encodes:
- the LOC123554914 gene encoding acid sphingomyelinase-like phosphodiesterase 3a isoform X1: protein MNFLFLDFLLFTVTFAFPGGRFDQSSDYGYFWHITDFHYDPTYNSSSLSCEKNESGAQMGLFGNIWCDPPWTLVESSVQAMKSIKPDVDFLLWTGDSVLHADVAKINHTFNGIILDNATELFKTTFPDTPVYASFGNHDSYPMDQFKPRNTALYNETLARWRTWIDDSSQDENFRKGGFYTVKTAKNIRIVALNTNIYYKDNKAVHAEGDPAGQFDWLTQTLEAARQKKEKVIITGHIAPGFQLNQETELYTHQNGRLVKILKQYYDVISAMHFGHEHADVLKLLRNGDGVPLIPVFLAPSVTPITLGPLHNPGIRLVKYDRVTGTHIDISQYYLDLHAANKAEIARWKLEYNTSGAYGLPDLSPEALDNLIDKMKDPASHEFKRYWKYYVVSPADEFIEDCDTLCHATVICGMTEFIQADFVNCFAEIIISLSVRVTYCMPLLGLSLSLSLFLFM from the exons GCTATTTCTGGCATATCACAGACTTTCACTATGATCCAACGTACAATTCGTCATCATTGTCATGCGAGAAAAATGAGAGTGGGGCTCAAATGGGTCTTTTCGGGAACATATGGTGTGATCCACCTTGGACACTGGTAGAAAGTAGTGTTCAGGCTATGAAGTCAATAAAACCTGATGTAGACTTTCTGTTGTGGACAGG AGACAGTGTCCTACATGCTGATGTTGCAAAAATTAACCACACGTTTAACGGAATCATTCTGGACAACGCAACAGAGCTTTTTAAGACTACCTTTCCGGATACACCAGTTTATGCGTCATTTGGTAACCATGATTCATATCCAATGGACCAGTTCAAACCTAGGAACACAGCCTTATATAACGAAACACTTGCAAGATGGCGTACCTGGATAGACGATAGTTCACAAGATGAAAACTTTAGAAAAG GTGGGTTTTACACAGTGAAGACTGCCAAAAACATCAGGATAGTGGCTCTTAATACGAATATCTACTACAAGGACAACAAAGCTGTACATGCAGAAGGTGACCCAGCTGGACAATTTGACTGGCTAACTCAAACACTTGAGGCTGCCAGACAGAAAAAGGAAAAG GTGATCATAACAGGTCATATCGCACCAGGATTTCAACTGAATCAGGAAACGGAATTGTATACGCACCAAAACGGCAGACTTGTCAAGATACTGAAACAGTATTATGACGTCATCTCCGCCATGCATTTCGGTCACGAACATGCTGATGTTTTAAAACTGCTGAGAAATGGAGATG GAGTTCCTTTGATACCAGTGTTCTTAGCCCCTTCGGTAACACCGATCACTCTTGGTCCGCTGCACAATCCTGGGATCAGGTTGGTTAAGTATGACAGAGTCACTGGAACACACATCGACATATCACAGTACTATCTTGACTTACATGCAGCAAATAAAGCTGAAATCGCTAGATGGAAGCTCGAATACAACACATCCGGTGCATATGGTCTTCCGGATTTATCTCCTGAAGCACTTGACAACTTAATTGACAAAATGAAGGATCCGGCCAGCCACGAATTCAAAAGGTATTGGAAATATTATGTGGTCAGTCCCGCCGACGAGTTCATCGAGGATTGTGACACACTGTGCCATGCTACGGTTATATGTGGAATGACTGAATTTATTCAAGCGGACTTTGTGAACTGTTTTGCAGAAATTATAATATCTTTGTCAGTGCGAGTGACATATTGTATGCCTTTGCTTGGTCTTTCTCTTTCGTTATCACTGTttctttttatgtaa
- the LOC123554914 gene encoding acid sphingomyelinase-like phosphodiesterase 3a isoform X2, with the protein MGLFGNIWCDPPWTLVESSVQAMKSIKPDVDFLLWTGDSVLHADVAKINHTFNGIILDNATELFKTTFPDTPVYASFGNHDSYPMDQFKPRNTALYNETLARWRTWIDDSSQDENFRKGGFYTVKTAKNIRIVALNTNIYYKDNKAVHAEGDPAGQFDWLTQTLEAARQKKEKVIITGHIAPGFQLNQETELYTHQNGRLVKILKQYYDVISAMHFGHEHADVLKLLRNGDGVPLIPVFLAPSVTPITLGPLHNPGIRLVKYDRVTGTHIDISQYYLDLHAANKAEIARWKLEYNTSGAYGLPDLSPEALDNLIDKMKDPASHEFKRYWKYYVVSPADEFIEDCDTLCHATVICGMTEFIQADFVNCFAEIIISLSVRVTYCMPLLGLSLSLSLFLFM; encoded by the exons ATGGGTCTTTTCGGGAACATATGGTGTGATCCACCTTGGACACTGGTAGAAAGTAGTGTTCAGGCTATGAAGTCAATAAAACCTGATGTAGACTTTCTGTTGTGGACAGG AGACAGTGTCCTACATGCTGATGTTGCAAAAATTAACCACACGTTTAACGGAATCATTCTGGACAACGCAACAGAGCTTTTTAAGACTACCTTTCCGGATACACCAGTTTATGCGTCATTTGGTAACCATGATTCATATCCAATGGACCAGTTCAAACCTAGGAACACAGCCTTATATAACGAAACACTTGCAAGATGGCGTACCTGGATAGACGATAGTTCACAAGATGAAAACTTTAGAAAAG GTGGGTTTTACACAGTGAAGACTGCCAAAAACATCAGGATAGTGGCTCTTAATACGAATATCTACTACAAGGACAACAAAGCTGTACATGCAGAAGGTGACCCAGCTGGACAATTTGACTGGCTAACTCAAACACTTGAGGCTGCCAGACAGAAAAAGGAAAAG GTGATCATAACAGGTCATATCGCACCAGGATTTCAACTGAATCAGGAAACGGAATTGTATACGCACCAAAACGGCAGACTTGTCAAGATACTGAAACAGTATTATGACGTCATCTCCGCCATGCATTTCGGTCACGAACATGCTGATGTTTTAAAACTGCTGAGAAATGGAGATG GAGTTCCTTTGATACCAGTGTTCTTAGCCCCTTCGGTAACACCGATCACTCTTGGTCCGCTGCACAATCCTGGGATCAGGTTGGTTAAGTATGACAGAGTCACTGGAACACACATCGACATATCACAGTACTATCTTGACTTACATGCAGCAAATAAAGCTGAAATCGCTAGATGGAAGCTCGAATACAACACATCCGGTGCATATGGTCTTCCGGATTTATCTCCTGAAGCACTTGACAACTTAATTGACAAAATGAAGGATCCGGCCAGCCACGAATTCAAAAGGTATTGGAAATATTATGTGGTCAGTCCCGCCGACGAGTTCATCGAGGATTGTGACACACTGTGCCATGCTACGGTTATATGTGGAATGACTGAATTTATTCAAGCGGACTTTGTGAACTGTTTTGCAGAAATTATAATATCTTTGTCAGTGCGAGTGACATATTGTATGCCTTTGCTTGGTCTTTCTCTTTCGTTATCACTGTttctttttatgtaa